The Lolium rigidum isolate FL_2022 chromosome 1, APGP_CSIRO_Lrig_0.1, whole genome shotgun sequence region AAAATTGAGCGAGCTGGAACAGCTGATGCAACCTGCACAAGGCTGAACATATATCGATATGCATACGCACGAACACTGCGATCCACTAGCTATAGCTAACACTTTCGCGTGCTTTCCAGGCATGCATGCCTTGAAGCTTTCTTTGCAAGCAGTTAGTTATTAGTCGTTGCAGAGGCGATCGAGCAGAACcaaagaaacgagggcaagttgCAATGCTCGGTCACTGCACTGATCCACTCTTTGCTTGCCAGGAGCTGAGCTAGCTAGCACGCTCCTATTGGGCCACCTTTCTCACGTCAGTTGGTCGTAATGTACACTTACAGGGCAGCAACAAAGTTTTAAAAAAGGAAGATAGAGGACAGCACAGAGGGCTTGATCTGCAAAGATCGATGCATGAACTAGCTAGTTTGGAATACAGCAATTTTacagagagaggggagagagagtTTCAGTTCTGGTAGGTCCAAACCACGAGCGGTGCTGGAACAAACCGCTGATTGTATCTTTGGCAGATATTATTATAATTTTGTGGCCGATTTTTCAGAACACATTGCATGGCCAGAGATAAGAAGTTTGGCACATTATCTTTAAAATCGGCTATACCATGGTCACCCAGGCAAAAGTGCCAAACTTTCCGTTTTTTGTCATGTGGTATGGTCTTACAAATGTGTCACAAAATTGTAAAGCAAACGCCAGAAAATAACAGTGCTCCCTAGCAACTTTTTTGCTTAATTTTTATCGATCGTGGTTTTAGATCAAGTTCGAAATATGAAAATGGGAAGGGGGGTTCCACTCTCTAGGGGACCCTAGCGGTCTTGCCCGCGTAGCAATCCAGCGGAAGTAGTACGAGCACACAGATCCCTGGGGACCGGGGAGATTTGGAACGAATTCAGGCATATCATGAGCACGACATGCACGTCAGCACGTGCAAGTACAAGGCAAGGCTAGGCAGCTGGAAAGAGAAGCAAGGTCAGATCACATCGATCCATGGCGACCGATCCAAATGGTCGTGGCCCTGGGGTGCTCCGGCGGCCACTTGGCCAGCACCCATCGCGATCTCAGAGGCTGAGGGACAGCTCCAGGTCTCCTGCACAGTATGTGACCATTGCACTCAGCAAGCAAGCTACAGAGCGATCCAGAGAGATCGATCTGGATGGCCCGATCGACATGCTGCTGCCTTTTCCTTCTTCAGGGGCTCCAACGGCACATAACCAACGGCGCCTGTAGACTATAGTAGCTTCCAATCTTGAGTGCTTACCTGGTTCAGTGGTTGAACAGCACAGACTCCTGCCGAGACAGCTCTATCTACAGGATTAGGATAGCTTTAAGAGTAGAGTTTCTTCTTTTTAAAACATTGCCTAAACACTCTTGCATTTCCTTCATTCCAAATTTCTCAAGCGGCGAGAAGCACCAAAGAAGATAAGCCCATGCACCGCCGCCCATGCACCCCGGTGATGGAGCGCCACCAATCCTCCACCGATGCAAAATTATTCCACTGAGAGGTGTCGAAATCCACCTAGCCAAACCACTCCTTTTATGCCTCTCCAAATTCGAAGGGAGTATCTACACTTGAACATAAGATGCGGTGCAGTCTCCGGTACTCACTTGCAATGTTGAGAAATGCCACAATTTGGCCAACCTCATCGAGTAAGGCGGTCCACCGTCCATACTCTATTTTATACGATCAAccaagcaaagaattttcattttGGAGGGGCCCAATTATTCCAAACCGCCGATTTCATGATAATGTCTGGCTCATCTCGAATTGTGCGCCTAAGCCGTGGAATATTCCTTGTTGGTGGGCTTCAAGAGATATTGTGTCCCTAGTGCCCTCGGTTAGTTGAACCTCTTGTAGCTTGCTCCGAAGGGTGTATAGCTTAGTAATGTGGAACGAAATGCCCCTGTCAAAGTTTACGCTTCTAATCCAAAATTCATGATCGAAGGTCTTGTTCAACGAAAAGTTTCTTTGCTTGGATATATCAAGGATGGAGGGTGCTATATCTTTCAGCTTGATCCCATCCAGCCATGGCGAATGCCAAAATTTAGCGGTCTTCGCTTCACCGAGGGAAATTTTCAACATAGGCATAGAATAGCTCCATATCTGGTATTCAGTCGTGCAcatccatgcttttattccgatcgtttggttctggaggaagCGGCGCGAAGCTATGTTCTGTGTTGCCATCAGATGATATTCTGGTCCATGATGAAATCAGCAACAGAGAATATCACGAAGgttggattggaggactagcaatggaggttcgagttTGTGTGATGTTGAGGGACATGCTTGGTGTTTTTGGTTTCGCAGCAGCAGTATGCAAATGCGGGCGGCAgcataggtgaagttcagagtcttaccattcatgatgaaaatccaaggtctggccttaattggttgtgtctggcaatggccttggtgaaggcattgttttgagagcggggactatcttcggggtgaaaacctaagatcttttgatcgggcgacgacggcgcttgtgcactgttttcttcttggaggcgtcgtttttggagagcctggagtttaggtgttgtcttggtggtggatgtattgtttctACTAGGGCTGGAATACCATAGCGAGACTTttgttttcttagttttctttttcttgtttggatgtgtgcatccgtactgccattagggtattgcgttgttgcagaggctgggtgtaatttgtatctctcgatattaatatactccctttatcaaaaaaagtgTCATCACATGATTGCCCCAAACCAATTCAAGCATGATCCGGATCCATCCATTCAAACCAAGGACACCTTAATTTTAAAAAAGGGCGTACCCAGTGCCGAAAGCTTCCACACATTATGGAGACATGCCACCTTAATTCTCAAAGCAGCTGCAAAATTTTCAAGACCCAGCACTCCGAGCCCTCCTATGCTCTTGGGACAACAAACCAGATCCCACGCAGTGAGAGGTAAGTCGCTTGCGAAGTGGTGACGACGGATTTGATGAGAACAACCCTCCTGGCAGTAATGACATACTTTCCTTGTCACATTGGTAATTGCTTGCCATTTGGTCCACAATAAATCGAAACTCAACACTTCTAAGACGGTGCACCGAGAGCAGAAGACCCAAATAGAGGGTTGGGAAATGGGAGCACATGGCGGGGAACTGATGAAGGGTGGCATGTGGCACATCTTATAGGCACCACCATGCTCTTTTGGAAATTGGTGACAAGACTAGTGACTTCCCCAAAGTCTTGAAGGTTTTGGGTATGGGCGTCGATGTCCTCTTTGATTGGGGCAATGAGTATCGCTGCATCGTCCGCATCGAGTGGGGTAGGGAGGCGAGTAGCCTGTCTACGGAGGCGATGAAAGTATCCATTTTCCGTTTCTTCATGAATGATGGGTTGCAAGTTGTCAATCGCGAGGACAAATAAAAGCGGATAGGAGAGGAAAGAGAGAGATAGCTCACTACGAACTATTTCAAGCAATTCTGAATTAAAGAGCATATGCTTGGTTTGATGCCAAAAAAATCAGTGTTTGGGCAAAGCCTAGATAATTGGCCATCACTTGGTTGGCTACCAGATTGCCTTGTCAAACTCTATAAAATTTGCAATCTTCTGGTAAATTTGGCATTGGCTTGCCAAAACATTGGGTAGCCCGTTTTTAGCTACAGAGGGAGCATATGTGTTTCAAAACGGTAGAACAGTAAGTATACATAGTACATTGCACGTTGCTATCATCCTACTCTGTGACTTGTGCTCTGTTATACCTTTATGACTTGCTCAGGTGTCTCGTATGTGCCACAAGGATATACTACAAGCGGGAAGAACCCATAGTGCGGGAGTGTGTGTACGATATGCATAAATGGGCCATGGCAACTTATGGTGGTGGTTGCCTCCTTTCGCTTCAGGTAAGATCGCATCAAGGCTTTGGAGCCTAGTGCAGGTGTCCCCTGAGCAGTGCAAAATCTCATCACCATTTCTCTCTTGTTGCTCCATGGAAGAAGACGTCCCCAAATCAAGTGGACGCAGCTGTTAAGTCTGAATCACAGATGGGAACGGTATCAACAGCAACACTACAGGCAATTGCCTCCCCTCCACTAGTGTGCATACATGTGATTCAGATCTTATGGTGCAAGTCTGAATTCTCTAACAGCTGTACAGAGCAGAACAGGAAGTATTGATGCACGCGACAGCATCTTACCCTATCTCTGTCGGTCTCAAACATAAGTACAGAGCAGAACAGAAACTGGGATCTGGGAGTGTGAAAATGGAATCTAGTACTCCTAAATGCAATGTCAGTAAACCCAATAGAGGCAATCGTGTGAAAATTCAGATTTGCACCATAAGATCTAGGAAATGTAATGTCAGTAGACCCAATAGAGGCAATGGTGGAAACTAGGATCTGGGAGTGAAAATAGAAGTCTAGTAAGGGCATATCCAACacccgacgcatttcggacgcctaaAATGGCCGCGCGCGTTTGTTTGTATTGGACCGCGGACACGAAAATGGTCGTCTTTGACCGCGTATCCGTTTGCATCCGGGTGTGCTCCGAGTGGGACGACCCATATTATTTTTCCAACATGTTTTTCATTCAGCTCAAATGTATAAAACAAgtatgaaataaaaacaagaaggaATAACAAGACCCTAGACTACTCGGGCGATTGACGTCCCGGCCCCGTTGTTGCCTCCCTCCCTCCTCATCAGTTTCTCCGCCATCCGCCGCTCCATCCACCGTGCGGTCGCCAGAGCTTGGTGGGTCGTCGCGTCCTCCAATAGCCACTGCCACAACGCCTCGTTGGCGGCATCCTCGGCCTTCTTCAGCGTCTCAAAGGACTCGACTAAGGCCCTCTGCTTCGCTGCCTTCTCCTACGGGTCAGGCCTGTTCCAGTCgaactcgaagtcgtcgtcgagCTTGTCCTCTGCGGCCGTCGCCTCCCTGCGGCGTTCCTGCTCCGCGTCAaacgccgcatgggccgcccgctcctcctctgcctcctgctTCACGTCAGCCATGAACTTCGCGTCCATGGCCGGGTCCATGACGTTGTCCATGCTATCTTCGTTCTCCTCGTCGAAGTTGTCCGCCGGGGGTtggcaggcgaggcatcgccattaacgtggcgcaaactaccgaagcgacgcctcgtcgCCAATACTGGtgccgctgagaagacgcattgagccagggtcgctgccaggcgggcccgacgaaacgtccgcccagACGAGAGCTGTAACGCGGCGTGACCGCACAGCGTCCGCAGAGATGCAtctgtggcgcatatttggtccgcgtttgcgtctccacggacagcCCGGTCATTATGCGTCGGTCCACTGGCCTGGTCCTAGACGCATTTTTCGGCTGCGCGGTCTGTTTGAGTCGCGCCGTTGGAGATTCCCTAAGACCATCTATTGCAGATACCCCATCCCGTCCGAAACAGAATAATAACCACCGGCGTAGATCTGAGTCTCGCGCAGATTTCGCAAAAAAAATTGGCTCCGATTCTTTTTGCATCAAACCCCCATCTTGGCGCCATATGCTGGATATACTAGGATTGACGGCCTGATTTTGGTGCTTTCCCCATCGCGTACAAAATCAACGCGTGTTGAACATTCAGCTCGGAAAATCCTCGCGTCGCTACCGCCCGGAGCACTAGATCTAGCCAGGAGATGGTTGGGAGCATCGACTATATGCATTGGACATGAAAGATCTGCCCGGCAGCATGGCACGGCCAGACATCATCGTGATCCAACCATTATGCTTGAAGCAATAGCCTCAAAGGACCTATAAACTTTCTGCAAAGATCACCAATTTTGGTAAGCTTGTCAACCGTGAGGTACTGGCTTACGGTCATCAATATATCATGGAGGTATTATCTAGCAGACGAGATCTATCCAAAATGATCCATATTTGTGAAAACCATAGCCAACCTCACAATCAAAATGGAAGCTCACTTTGCAAAAATGCAAGAAGCGGCTTGGAAGGACAACATAGAGAGAGCTTTCGGTAATTTGCAAACTAGGTTTGAAATTGTTCGAGGGCTAACTAAATTTGGGATAACAAGACTCTTCATAGCATCATCATTTCAATTTGATAATGTTGGCAGCCGTGTTAAACCTGCTAGAAATCATAATTGAATCAAAGCATTCCTTGAGACATACAAGCAGATTGAGGAACAGTGACAAGCATATGCAGCTGCGAGATGATCTTGTGAAGCGTCACTAGGaaatgtttggcctctaatttagtTTTTCCTTATTTTATTCTCAATTTGTGTGAAACAATTGTTTTTCCCTTGTTGGACCATTCATTTGTTTGTTTAGGTATTTGATTTAAACAATTATTGTAATTTGGATATTGTTGTACTGTGTGGTgtttgaacaataataaatttGATTTGTGTTGCTATGTACTAGAATTTTATTTTACGTGAAGTCTGAGATATACCTAAAACAACAAAATCATTTTATGCAGTACAAGACCGATTCAACATTTACGGCAAACCTAAATAAGAATATTCCAATTTAAGGTACTGGAATGCGGGATCTGTTCGGCCATGCCGCTTTTCGCAGCGAAAAAACGCGATGTGATTAACTTCATCTGTGTTACGCGGTTCGACCGGATGGGTATCTGCTAGAGATCCTCTAAATGCAATGTCGGTAAGCCCAATAGAGGCAATTGTGTGAACATCGCTCTTTATACTTAAAAAAGGGTAATACCACATGGGATATGTGGTGTGCAACCTAAACAAGACAATACTTAAAAAGGGTAAAAATCTATTTTGACTATAAAAGGGAAACAATAAAAGGGTTTTTATTGTCTTGACAGGAATGAACACtatagcaaaagaaaaacagCAAACTCCCTATATATATTAAATAACAATGCATGTTTACAAAGCCAGTAACCTGGTAACTATAACATCCAGAGATGTATTTTGCTGAACTCAGGATACTTGATCCATGCTATATTTTTTCTTTCAAGGGAACTTGATCCACTTATAAGCTTACAACATTCATTTTCTATACCTAAAATCGTTTTTATGCCGGGTGACAAACAACAGATGAAAGATTCACTTTCACTGAGAACATACCTCAGGCATATTTTTTTAGGTCTACAGACGATCCGAAAAGAGCAACCAAATCAGATTTTATTATGGAGGTTGACAACCAAGTCATGCGCGTCATCTAGAAGCCTCCACACATCGAGCTGCCCAGCCATGCTTTGGCACTCGCGCAGTATCTCATCCATGCTGCTGTAACTCTCGATGATCAGCTTCCTCCTCTGCAGGACACAAGCCGCAATAGCGTAGAGCAGCAAGTCATCGGTTGGAGGAGCATGGAGCCTTATCTTTCCCCACGTGGATCTTCCAATCCCAGCTCGAATGGCAGCCTGATCAGCCCACATAACCTCCCACAGGCATAAAGTCTGCTCAAAGGTGAGCTCCCTCCTGAAGAGGACCAAAACCATTCTGTACACAAAGAAGCAGTCCTCAGCCTGCAGCTTCTGCAGATGCTTGTAGAGGTGCGAGTCCTTGCGCCTGATGATCTGAGAGACAGTCTTCAACTGCCGTTTTATTCCAACCTCGTCAAGCCTGAAGTTGTGCCTTGCTTTCTTCATGAAACCCACAAAGCACCAAAATGCTTCATGATCTTCTTCCATCACCGCAATTATAGGTGACAAGAGGTCACTCATACCTTGGCAGTAGCCAATCTCTGGATCATAGAGTGCATATGCCTCGAGCAATGCGACTAACCGGGCAGCATGATAGATCATGTAAGGCTCTAAATGGTCATAGTCTTTCAACCCAACAGATAATGCACGCTGCAGTGCCTTTTCCTTCGAGATTTCAGCCTGATTATGGGAGTATAAAGCCCAGTCTGTGTTTGCCCGGATAGCATCTAGACGTATAATGCGCTGCCATGTTGCAAAATCTTCTGGAGTTTTATTAGATCTAAAAAAGTCTGATTTGGATGATGTACTCCTGACAAATTTAGGCTCTGGGGCACAATTCTCTTCAATATCGCCACAGACAGACATCTGACCATGGTCATCCTCATCAGAAGATCCAGTGTCAGAAGATTCTGATTCTGCCATACATTGATCGACATAAGTCAGTTCACTGGTATCAT contains the following coding sequences:
- the LOC124685356 gene encoding rab GTPase-activating protein 22-like isoform X2; the protein is MEWRPAALARGKSAWTWSRGGSKSPWSRRKRKRALSCQHWSRLFSANGKLRDGGRKFLKKVRSGGIEPGARAEVWPFLLGVYDLNSSEEERKTIKIKKRNEYEKIRRKCHQILNCHKGFGLKIINEINNEGCSGGAPYLGGVSSSVSVSAKEFNCLGSEANSPDNADCAPAECMDDDTSELTYVDQCMAESESSDTGSSDEDDHGQMSVCGDIEENCAPEPKFVRSTSSKSDFFRSNKTPEDFATWQRIIRLDAIRANTDWALYSHNQAEISKEKALQRALSVGLKDYDHLEPYMIYHAARLVALLEAYALYDPEIGYCQGMSDLLSPIIAVMEEDHEAFWCFVGFMKKARHNFRLDEVGIKRQLKTVSQIIRRKDSHLYKHLQKLQAEDCFFVYRMVLVLFRRELTFEQTLCLWEVMWADQAAIRAGIGRSTWGKIRLHAPPTDDLLLYAIAACVLQRRKLIIESYSSMDEILRECQSMAGQLDVWRLLDDAHDLVVNLHNKI
- the LOC124685356 gene encoding rab GTPase-activating protein 22-like isoform X1; translation: MKALRRSSTSSSSSSSSSPRAPSSPPPASSRIQRRSLLLVASSASSLAAFGKSAAAASASKSALLAADSSSSSSPSSDRGGSKSPWSRRKRKRALSCQHWSRLFSANGKLRDGGRKFLKKVRSGGIEPGARAEVWPFLLGVYDLNSSEEERKTIKIKKRNEYEKIRRKCHQILNCHKGFGLKIINEINNEGCSGGAPYLGGVSSSVSVSAKEFNCLGSEANSPDNADCAPAECMDDDTSELTYVDQCMAESESSDTGSSDEDDHGQMSVCGDIEENCAPEPKFVRSTSSKSDFFRSNKTPEDFATWQRIIRLDAIRANTDWALYSHNQAEISKEKALQRALSVGLKDYDHLEPYMIYHAARLVALLEAYALYDPEIGYCQGMSDLLSPIIAVMEEDHEAFWCFVGFMKKARHNFRLDEVGIKRQLKTVSQIIRRKDSHLYKHLQKLQAEDCFFVYRMVLVLFRRELTFEQTLCLWEVMWADQAAIRAGIGRSTWGKIRLHAPPTDDLLLYAIAACVLQRRKLIIESYSSMDEILRECQSMAGQLDVWRLLDDAHDLVVNLHNKI